A genomic segment from Yimella sp. cx-51 encodes:
- a CDS encoding polysaccharide biosynthesis tyrosine autokinase, with the protein MTLREFLRVMRRRWRVVALSTLLVVAVAVVVTMQQPRSYTARSSVYLQTTAQGSSANNGIAVITAQDLNTYVAVLGSPPVLEPLRRRLGLPAGYPINVSATVNPTASILNVTAVDPDPRRAAAIANATGPQLAEAAATFSPLLKSSGQAVAATTISPAGVPSSPTSPNLTRNIELALLAGLLLGVAFALMRNVFDTKVRGESDLQTISDSPLLAALPADDMQKVILSWDSRVSKHHGYLEAVRRLRTSLMFVDVTTTGNAFLVTSAMPGEGKTSTAINLARAVAETGSRTLLVDADLRRPTVASTLGLEGAAGLTTVLLGRADLYDVIQPYGDSNLHILAAGQVPPNPSELLGSQRMAEIFEKLGADFDYVLVDSPPVLPVVDAVLLDKLTAGLVMVVAADRTRKRDLEQAVKMLQTSGVDIDGFALNKVGSKSDSYYGEYTYESDASKMIGAKRGASSVESRAGRRASLRR; encoded by the coding sequence GTGACCTTGCGTGAGTTTCTCAGGGTAATGCGCAGGCGGTGGCGCGTCGTCGCTCTGTCCACACTTCTCGTCGTCGCGGTAGCGGTCGTCGTCACCATGCAGCAGCCCCGCTCATACACGGCGCGATCAAGTGTTTACCTGCAGACGACCGCACAGGGCTCCAGCGCGAACAACGGTATCGCTGTCATCACTGCACAAGATCTCAACACATATGTCGCAGTCCTCGGGTCGCCGCCGGTCCTCGAACCTCTCCGTCGCCGCCTCGGACTGCCGGCCGGATATCCGATCAATGTCTCGGCGACAGTCAACCCGACCGCGTCGATTCTCAACGTCACGGCTGTCGATCCCGACCCCCGTCGGGCGGCCGCCATCGCGAACGCAACGGGTCCCCAACTGGCCGAGGCCGCAGCGACCTTCTCGCCCCTGCTGAAGTCGTCCGGCCAGGCTGTCGCCGCGACCACGATTTCGCCCGCCGGCGTGCCTTCATCACCGACATCGCCGAACCTCACGCGCAACATCGAACTTGCGCTGCTCGCCGGCCTGCTTCTGGGGGTCGCCTTCGCACTCATGCGGAATGTGTTCGACACGAAGGTTCGAGGGGAATCCGACCTACAAACGATTTCGGACAGCCCGCTTCTCGCGGCCCTCCCGGCAGACGACATGCAGAAAGTGATTCTTTCCTGGGATTCGCGCGTGTCGAAGCACCATGGCTACCTGGAGGCCGTACGGCGACTGCGCACGAGTCTCATGTTCGTCGACGTCACGACCACCGGGAACGCCTTCCTTGTCACGTCCGCCATGCCAGGCGAAGGGAAGACCTCGACGGCGATCAACTTGGCGCGGGCCGTGGCCGAGACCGGCTCGCGCACGCTGCTCGTGGACGCAGACCTGCGGCGGCCGACCGTGGCGAGCACGCTCGGTCTGGAAGGCGCGGCTGGGCTGACGACTGTGCTGCTCGGTCGGGCAGACCTCTACGACGTGATCCAGCCCTACGGCGATTCCAACCTTCACATCCTCGCCGCCGGTCAGGTGCCGCCGAACCCGAGCGAACTTCTCGGTTCCCAGCGGATGGCGGAGATCTTCGAGAAACTCGGAGCGGACTTCGATTACGTCCTGGTGGACAGCCCTCCCGTGCTCCCTGTGGTTGACGCGGTGCTGCTCGACAAGCTGACCGCAGGGCTTGTGATGGTTGTGGCGGCAGATCGAACGCGAAAGCGTGATCTCGAGCAGGCGGTGAAGATGCTGCAGACCTCCGGTGTGGATATCGACGGTTTTGCGCTGAACAAGGTGGGTTCTAAATCGGACTCCTACTACGGTGAGTACACCTACGAGTCCGACGCGTCGAAGATGATCGGTGCCAAACGCGGCGCCAGTTCGGTGGAGAGCCGGGCCGGGCGGCGTGCGTCGTTGCGGCGGTGA
- a CDS encoding phosphatase PAP2 family protein codes for MVVLFVGLYAFAVRTRRGQAADSWVNNFLHNLIGYPYDRWVGELARDLGPTLSAVVVVPLAVGAALRRRWRSLVAATMIAAVPVAAWLLRRSGPDRPELGVVLPHVNTYPSTHAAIVASACAAAAFLWHRQGHPIVIMFLAFTAVLGALGNVLSHAHLPSDVLGSLLMTGAAAAAAAAMTGESPLSRVGSTAVPQRGRAGVVRSGAQDGR; via the coding sequence ATGGTGGTTCTGTTCGTCGGGCTTTACGCTTTCGCGGTCCGGACGCGACGAGGGCAGGCCGCGGACAGCTGGGTGAACAATTTCCTGCACAACCTCATCGGGTATCCGTACGATCGCTGGGTCGGTGAGCTTGCGCGCGACCTGGGTCCTACGCTGAGCGCCGTCGTCGTAGTCCCGCTCGCGGTCGGTGCAGCACTACGCCGGCGGTGGCGGTCACTGGTCGCCGCGACGATGATCGCTGCCGTGCCCGTCGCCGCGTGGTTACTACGACGTTCTGGTCCCGATCGACCAGAACTCGGCGTCGTCCTTCCTCACGTGAACACATACCCGTCCACTCACGCCGCCATCGTCGCGTCGGCCTGTGCGGCGGCAGCCTTTCTCTGGCACCGTCAGGGTCACCCGATCGTGATTATGTTTCTCGCTTTCACGGCGGTACTGGGAGCGCTGGGCAACGTGCTGAGCCATGCACATCTGCCGAGCGACGTATTGGGGAGCTTGTTGATGACAGGCGCCGCGGCAGCGGCAGCTGCGGCCATGACCGGTGAATCCCCCTTGTCGAGAGTCGGAAGTACTGCGGTTCCGCAGCGGGGTCGGGCTGGCGTCGTGCGGTCGGGAGCGCAGGATGGCCGCTGA
- a CDS encoding lipopolysaccharide biosynthesis protein has protein sequence MAADDITEQQAAVASASRHLGRRELQDRAIRGASWTVIHTLTAVPIGFVVNLILARGLGVVHYGRLAFLMTLMDVVGGIIAVGVTTGTLQFGAKAHAQGRHRDVRSLLSRAQGFRLFVAAPLLTLVVVVAADVPVSMLLLALAFGVWCPAFLDGATTCLAIENKTAAGAQNAMVVNLLMQGATLTALWVVGTADAVWAARLAAGGLGVGLALRVIDPEYRRAVLHPRMPLGMPPGFWRFAAPTAVGSLVATLVVSRTEVFFLTWLGDAAAVGTFALAFGLASHVFAPAQALVGPLIPAISGLREVDLEAVGSAFRRTVRASGLVVSLLLVVAVPVFALLLPLMYGKAYAQSEGMFVALAVSAALLVAGGPVSAFVMGRLAARTILTANVLALVVDVGVAVALIPLLGGWGAVIANMSGAVTQLALLVNSELRATRVPWSDLLKQARSLLFAVVITVATWWATQSLDLDRWVAAPCALAVGVFLLLCVLRITRSGLLRDDAVALERVVPARLTRPAAVALRILTVRS, from the coding sequence ATGGCCGCTGACGACATTACGGAGCAGCAGGCGGCCGTCGCCTCCGCAAGCCGGCACCTGGGGCGTCGCGAGCTGCAGGACCGTGCAATTCGTGGCGCCAGTTGGACGGTGATTCATACATTGACGGCCGTGCCGATCGGCTTCGTCGTCAACCTGATCCTGGCACGCGGGTTGGGCGTTGTGCACTACGGGCGGCTCGCGTTTCTGATGACTCTGATGGACGTTGTCGGCGGCATCATCGCGGTAGGCGTGACTACCGGGACGCTCCAATTCGGCGCGAAGGCACACGCTCAGGGGCGGCATCGCGACGTCCGCAGTCTCCTGTCCAGAGCTCAGGGTTTCCGACTGTTCGTCGCAGCTCCTCTCCTGACTCTCGTCGTGGTCGTGGCCGCCGATGTTCCTGTCTCGATGCTCCTACTCGCGTTGGCGTTCGGTGTTTGGTGCCCCGCCTTCCTCGACGGAGCGACCACCTGCCTGGCGATCGAGAACAAGACGGCAGCCGGCGCCCAGAATGCAATGGTCGTCAACCTGCTGATGCAGGGTGCGACCCTCACCGCGCTATGGGTGGTCGGCACCGCGGACGCGGTCTGGGCGGCCCGGCTGGCGGCGGGTGGGCTCGGTGTTGGGCTTGCGCTACGCGTCATCGACCCGGAATACCGGCGCGCGGTGCTCCACCCACGGATGCCGCTGGGTATGCCTCCGGGCTTTTGGCGGTTTGCTGCTCCGACAGCAGTCGGGTCGCTCGTTGCAACTCTGGTCGTTTCGCGCACCGAGGTGTTCTTCCTGACCTGGCTCGGCGACGCGGCTGCGGTAGGCACGTTTGCTCTGGCCTTCGGATTGGCCTCGCATGTGTTCGCACCCGCACAGGCTCTCGTCGGGCCCCTCATTCCCGCCATCTCGGGGCTTCGGGAGGTTGATCTGGAGGCGGTTGGCAGCGCTTTCCGGCGCACGGTGCGTGCATCTGGACTGGTCGTCTCGCTGTTGTTGGTGGTCGCCGTGCCTGTCTTCGCCCTCCTCCTGCCCCTGATGTACGGGAAGGCGTACGCACAGAGCGAGGGAATGTTCGTCGCGCTCGCAGTCTCGGCCGCTCTCCTCGTCGCGGGGGGACCGGTGTCCGCCTTCGTCATGGGTCGTCTCGCAGCCCGAACCATCCTCACGGCCAACGTTCTGGCGCTCGTGGTGGACGTCGGTGTGGCCGTCGCGCTGATTCCGCTTCTCGGCGGTTGGGGCGCGGTCATCGCCAACATGAGTGGGGCCGTTACCCAACTGGCGCTGCTCGTGAACAGCGAACTGCGAGCCACTCGTGTGCCCTGGTCGGACTTGTTGAAGCAAGCGCGCAGCTTGCTGTTTGCCGTCGTGATCACAGTGGCGACATGGTGGGCAACGCAATCTCTCGATCTCGATCGGTGGGTCGCGGCTCCGTGCGCTCTGGCCGTAGGAGTGTTCCTGCTCCTGTGCGTCCTGCGAATCACCCGCAGCGGACTCTTGCGGGACGATGCGGTCGCATTGGAGCGAGTTGTTCCCGCCCGGCTGACACGACCAGCGGCGGTGGCTCTCCGCATCCTGACGGTCAGGAGCTAG
- a CDS encoding glycosyltransferase family 2 protein, with amino-acid sequence MVLSFHGREVTLRCLDSIVESNDNVHPLVIDNGSFDGVLASAEARYGDRISMLQLRVNEGFTGGMNAGIRWALERGARFVTVLNNDTVVMPGALERLAWSASRVEAAVAPEIRYLATPDLVWFGAGAVDPVTGVARHLHVDEMPPTDADGIRHSEVLTGCCITASASVWRRVGLFDDRYFLNFEDSDWSVRARRIGVPLLVDTRAVVHHVVSASFAREFSYLGLYFYARNGLTFIRERTSAGVGGEARFLRRHLLPHLKPGGARSMQTAMRNALVLGYAVRDAATGRFGAAPSSLQRHAKGWATQ; translated from the coding sequence GTGGTTCTCTCGTTCCACGGAAGGGAGGTCACTTTGCGTTGCTTGGATTCGATCGTCGAGAGCAACGACAACGTTCATCCGTTGGTGATCGACAACGGTTCGTTCGACGGAGTGCTCGCCTCAGCTGAAGCGCGGTACGGCGACCGCATCTCGATGCTCCAATTACGGGTGAACGAGGGCTTCACCGGGGGCATGAACGCTGGAATCCGTTGGGCCTTGGAACGTGGTGCTCGGTTCGTGACGGTGCTCAACAACGACACGGTCGTCATGCCCGGAGCGCTCGAACGGTTAGCATGGTCCGCCTCGCGTGTGGAGGCTGCGGTTGCGCCCGAGATCCGATATCTCGCCACCCCCGACCTGGTCTGGTTCGGCGCCGGTGCGGTCGATCCAGTGACTGGAGTGGCCCGCCATTTGCACGTGGACGAAATGCCGCCCACAGATGCCGATGGAATTCGCCACTCGGAGGTGCTCACCGGCTGCTGCATCACGGCATCGGCATCTGTCTGGAGGCGTGTCGGGCTGTTTGATGATCGCTACTTTCTCAATTTTGAGGACTCGGATTGGAGTGTTCGAGCGCGGCGGATCGGTGTGCCCTTACTGGTCGACACGCGAGCGGTGGTGCACCATGTGGTGTCTGCTTCGTTTGCCAGAGAGTTCAGCTACCTCGGGCTTTATTTCTATGCTCGAAACGGGCTGACGTTCATTCGGGAGCGCACGAGCGCAGGCGTCGGAGGTGAGGCTCGTTTCCTTCGGCGACATCTTCTTCCGCACCTCAAGCCGGGCGGGGCGCGGAGCATGCAGACGGCCATGCGAAACGCGCTCGTTCTCGGGTACGCGGTGCGCGACGCCGCAACGGGGAGATTCGGTGCGGCGCCGTCCTCGCTCCAACGACATGCAAAGGGCTGGGCGACGCAATGA
- a CDS encoding glycosyltransferase family 4 protein has protein sequence MTVSRPSVAFVRGAALNPFETQVFGALEGFDVRAIGESPANYEVDLVPVPVTLLPPRANGRLVRAARRARLPLPPSFRNAGMLRGLSEAVGSADIVHAAETFIPFTDQCVDLTRKSGARLVVTCWENIPFLYDDEPEMTARKQRVRDAAALFIAVTDRARDVLVAEGVEPDRIRVVPAALDTDRFEPGHDRSFLNGLLDIPADAPIVLFVGRMIREKGVVELVHALSRVDVGSSPAHLVTVGSGPQTARVKVAAEALRVADRVHVLDGQSYADVPNVFRAADVVVIPSLSTPYWQEQFGYVLAEAMASGRPLVTTRTGSIPQVVGDAARLIDDYDIEALADAISEVLASPELAAELGRRGRVRAVECYSAAAVAPQLAAAYSDVLSR, from the coding sequence GTGACCGTTTCTCGTCCGTCGGTGGCGTTCGTGCGCGGGGCCGCGTTGAATCCGTTCGAGACACAGGTCTTCGGTGCCCTCGAAGGATTTGACGTCCGGGCCATAGGTGAGTCCCCTGCAAACTACGAGGTCGACCTGGTGCCGGTGCCGGTTACCCTCCTGCCACCACGAGCCAACGGACGACTGGTGCGCGCCGCGCGGCGTGCCCGACTGCCCCTGCCGCCGTCGTTTCGCAACGCGGGAATGCTGCGAGGGCTGAGCGAAGCCGTGGGATCGGCCGACATCGTCCACGCCGCAGAGACCTTCATCCCGTTCACTGACCAGTGCGTCGACCTCACCCGAAAGTCCGGCGCACGTCTCGTGGTGACGTGCTGGGAGAACATTCCGTTCCTGTATGACGATGAACCGGAGATGACGGCGCGTAAGCAGCGGGTCCGCGACGCGGCGGCACTCTTCATCGCGGTGACGGACCGAGCGCGAGACGTGCTGGTCGCCGAGGGGGTGGAGCCTGACCGGATCCGGGTCGTGCCTGCAGCGCTCGACACCGACAGGTTCGAACCGGGGCATGATCGTTCATTTCTCAACGGGCTTCTCGATATCCCGGCGGACGCGCCGATCGTCTTGTTCGTAGGCCGAATGATCAGGGAGAAGGGCGTGGTCGAACTGGTGCATGCTCTCTCCCGAGTCGACGTCGGCTCGTCGCCGGCGCATCTGGTCACCGTGGGAAGCGGCCCTCAGACGGCGCGGGTGAAGGTGGCCGCTGAAGCACTTCGCGTCGCCGATCGTGTTCACGTCCTCGACGGTCAGTCGTATGCGGATGTGCCCAACGTGTTCCGGGCGGCCGATGTGGTTGTCATCCCGAGTTTGTCGACTCCCTACTGGCAAGAGCAGTTCGGTTACGTCTTGGCCGAGGCGATGGCATCCGGAAGGCCGCTCGTGACGACCAGGACTGGCTCCATTCCACAGGTCGTTGGCGACGCGGCACGTCTCATTGACGATTACGACATCGAGGCTCTGGCGGATGCCATTTCAGAGGTGCTCGCCAGCCCTGAGCTCGCCGCCGAGCTCGGACGCCGCGGCCGAGTACGGGCCGTCGAGTGCTATTCCGCCGCGGCCGTCGCTCCGCAATTGGCGGCTGCCTATTCCGACGTGCTGTCGCGGTAG
- a CDS encoding glycosyltransferase family 4 protein: MPESTDAPLRIAMVSHYLPSGSKIGVGYQAHALANALSDRGHHVTVFSDCAPVVHARYDHRLVEISGPLRTFRFATRLRHIDFSGFDVIHAHGDDYWLWRRRAPVHVRTMHGSCFEEARHIPGAKEKARMALLGVTEVLASTVADRTVLVSPDTRRWMPWVREVVPNGVDTQRFRPQSAPKSDHPTILFVGTWHNRKRGAELARIFSQQVLPAVPEAELLMVSQDYPADLPAGVRALGRLTDEELAREYASAWVFCLPSDYEGFGIPYAEAMASGTPVVATPNIGARYVLRDGTAGGVLTELDGLGTALVKVLTDVAYRNALRDNAIVRSAAFSLDRVIDQYETIYRDSTSE, from the coding sequence ATGCCTGAAAGTACGGACGCACCGTTGCGTATCGCGATGGTCTCGCACTACCTACCGAGCGGCAGCAAGATCGGTGTCGGATATCAGGCACACGCGCTCGCCAACGCGCTGTCCGATCGCGGCCATCACGTGACGGTGTTCAGTGACTGCGCGCCAGTCGTGCACGCTCGTTACGACCACCGCCTCGTGGAAATCTCTGGTCCACTGCGAACCTTCCGGTTCGCCACCCGTCTGAGGCACATCGACTTTTCCGGGTTCGATGTCATCCACGCACACGGCGACGACTATTGGTTGTGGCGACGGCGCGCACCCGTCCACGTTCGGACGATGCACGGTTCCTGCTTCGAGGAAGCCAGACACATTCCCGGTGCCAAGGAGAAGGCCCGAATGGCACTTCTCGGAGTCACTGAGGTGCTGGCTTCCACGGTCGCCGATCGCACTGTCTTGGTCTCCCCAGACACCCGCCGCTGGATGCCATGGGTACGCGAGGTCGTGCCGAACGGTGTCGACACGCAGCGCTTCCGCCCCCAGTCGGCTCCGAAGTCCGACCATCCGACCATCCTTTTCGTCGGCACATGGCACAACCGTAAGCGCGGCGCCGAACTCGCTCGCATCTTCAGCCAGCAGGTGCTGCCTGCGGTGCCCGAGGCCGAACTCCTCATGGTCTCGCAGGATTATCCTGCCGATCTGCCCGCTGGTGTCCGTGCCCTTGGCCGACTCACCGACGAAGAACTCGCGCGCGAGTATGCGAGCGCATGGGTCTTCTGCCTGCCCTCGGATTACGAAGGTTTCGGCATCCCCTACGCGGAGGCCATGGCATCAGGCACGCCCGTCGTGGCGACGCCGAACATCGGCGCGCGTTACGTGCTGCGAGACGGTACGGCCGGCGGGGTGCTTACTGAGCTCGACGGGCTCGGCACCGCGCTCGTGAAGGTACTGACGGACGTCGCGTACCGAAATGCATTGCGCGACAACGCAATCGTTCGAAGTGCCGCGTTCTCCCTCGACCGCGTGATCGACCAATACGAGACCATCTACCGCGACAGCACGTCGGAATAG
- a CDS encoding UDP-glucuronic acid decarboxylase family protein: protein MSVSSQDQSEGKSNMVDRRILVTGGAGFIGSHLVERLIERGDEVLVADNFYSGLRSNVHHLLNHPQFELVRHDVTFPLYVEVDEIYHLACPASPIYYQRDPVQTTKTSVHGSINMLGLAKRTGAKILLASTSEVYGDPEVHPQQEGYWGHVNPIGIRSCYDEGKRCAETLFFDYRRQHNLPIKVARIFNTYGPRMRPDDGRVVSNFIVQALAGEPITIYGDGQQTRSFCYVDDLVSGLMSLMSSDPGFTGPVNLGNPGEFTMLELAQRVIDLTGSASRIEHRPLPQDDPSRRRPDISLAESALDWRPKTALDQGLAKTVEHFRSYA from the coding sequence ATGTCCGTGTCCAGCCAGGATCAGAGCGAGGGGAAGTCAAACATGGTCGATCGGCGGATCTTGGTTACCGGTGGCGCTGGTTTCATCGGATCTCACCTGGTCGAGCGTCTGATCGAACGCGGCGACGAAGTGCTTGTCGCCGACAACTTCTACTCCGGCCTCCGGTCGAATGTTCACCACTTGCTCAACCACCCACAGTTCGAACTCGTCCGACACGACGTCACTTTTCCGCTGTACGTCGAAGTCGATGAGATCTACCACCTCGCCTGTCCGGCGAGCCCGATCTACTACCAGCGTGACCCCGTCCAGACCACCAAGACCAGCGTCCACGGGTCGATCAACATGCTCGGACTCGCGAAGCGCACCGGGGCCAAAATCCTGCTCGCCTCCACCTCGGAGGTCTATGGCGACCCCGAGGTCCACCCCCAGCAGGAAGGCTACTGGGGTCATGTCAACCCGATTGGCATCCGCTCTTGCTACGACGAGGGCAAGAGATGCGCCGAAACCCTGTTCTTCGACTATCGACGTCAGCACAACTTGCCGATCAAGGTCGCCCGCATCTTCAACACCTACGGGCCTCGCATGCGCCCCGACGACGGTCGCGTTGTCTCCAACTTCATCGTTCAGGCATTGGCGGGTGAACCCATCACCATCTACGGCGACGGCCAGCAGACCCGATCGTTCTGCTACGTCGATGATCTGGTGTCCGGCCTGATGAGCCTGATGTCCTCCGATCCGGGCTTCACCGGTCCGGTTAACCTCGGCAACCCTGGCGAATTCACCATGCTCGAACTCGCACAGAGGGTGATCGATCTCACCGGGAGTGCATCCCGCATCGAACACCGTCCTCTCCCCCAGGACGATCCGAGCCGACGCCGACCCGACATCTCACTTGCAGAATCAGCTCTAGACTGGAGACCGAAGACCGCGCTGGACCAGGGCCTAGCGAAAACTGTTGAGCACTTCCGCTCGTATGCCTGA
- a CDS encoding glycosyltransferase family A protein yields MAEVSVVIPAFNPGEFLGRALSSVLAQTLHSIECIVVDDGSTEDLTALAGHDDSRVRYLRQPNMGVSAARNRGVSVATAAFVAFLDQDDEWHPEKLELQLDRMRAADANAFCYTGFEWNRSGRGEVAGEQQVSYHGLLRSQHVCLSSVVVRRSAYLLVGGHDPLLRVMQDYDLFLRLSRIAEPVGVARPLVRYNLHDSNVSADYATAARERFRLIASHRDVALRVGDTATVKACDAGVQRTRELFGLQALEAARAAHRSSDRRSTALHLARAARLTRGRAAIALAPALQTRIRGGPAN; encoded by the coding sequence ATGGCGGAGGTTTCGGTTGTCATACCGGCGTTCAACCCGGGTGAGTTCCTGGGACGCGCACTTTCCTCGGTGCTCGCCCAAACACTGCACTCCATCGAGTGCATCGTGGTCGACGACGGATCTACCGAGGACTTGACGGCGCTCGCGGGTCACGATGATTCGAGGGTCCGCTATCTCAGACAGCCGAACATGGGTGTTTCGGCGGCGCGCAACAGAGGGGTGTCAGTTGCCACGGCCGCCTTCGTTGCGTTTCTCGACCAAGATGACGAGTGGCACCCCGAGAAGCTCGAACTGCAGTTGGATCGAATGCGTGCCGCTGACGCCAACGCCTTCTGTTACACCGGTTTCGAGTGGAACCGCAGCGGACGCGGTGAGGTCGCCGGGGAGCAGCAGGTTTCGTATCACGGTCTGCTCCGCAGCCAGCATGTCTGCCTCAGCAGTGTCGTCGTCCGCCGGTCGGCGTATCTCCTCGTCGGCGGGCACGATCCTCTGCTGCGTGTAATGCAGGACTACGACCTTTTTCTGCGCCTGAGCAGAATCGCCGAGCCCGTCGGAGTTGCTCGTCCGTTGGTGCGCTACAACCTGCATGACAGCAATGTGTCCGCCGACTACGCCACCGCGGCGCGTGAGCGGTTCAGGTTGATCGCTTCGCACCGAGACGTGGCCCTACGAGTCGGCGACACAGCCACCGTGAAGGCTTGCGATGCTGGCGTGCAGCGGACACGGGAGCTATTCGGACTGCAGGCTCTCGAAGCGGCAAGGGCGGCGCACCGGAGCTCCGATCGGCGATCGACGGCCCTCCATCTTGCGCGGGCTGCCCGTCTGACGCGTGGGCGTGCGGCAATAGCGCTGGCTCCGGCATTGCAAACGCGCATCCGGGGAGGCCCCGCGAACTGA
- a CDS encoding glycosyltransferase family 4 protein: MRIWLAPSAFYPARGGVEELTLQLARQYQWRGHDVTVVVHRHPAQLPEVDEVEGVPVRRVALDLPGSQLRGLAAYPAALAGQVRALAAVGPPPDIVHVQCPANQVPALTAYTIRHRVPLVITTQGEVAMDAGQIYQNSAQMRLALRAGAARASVLTACSRRAGDDAAAIAARFDGCEVIPNGVDPAQWQVAPLPEEPSFAAWGRHVPQKGFDLLIRAFVRVREELPGAVLRIGGDGEQTPILRELAGLGVEFVGSLDRAGVQRLLSSSRVAVVPSRLEPFGIVAVEAMAAGRGVVWSTNGGLAEATGGLGHGVDPNDIGALSWALVAAHRDPVQPAVTRAHAENLSWGNIAALYLQQYRSVITNR, translated from the coding sequence GTGCGCATCTGGCTGGCACCAAGTGCCTTCTATCCCGCAAGAGGGGGAGTCGAGGAACTCACTCTCCAATTGGCGAGGCAGTATCAATGGCGAGGGCACGACGTGACCGTCGTCGTCCATCGCCACCCGGCTCAGCTCCCCGAGGTGGACGAGGTCGAAGGCGTTCCCGTTCGTCGCGTTGCCCTCGACCTGCCGGGTAGTCAGCTACGCGGCCTGGCGGCATACCCGGCCGCTCTGGCCGGGCAAGTCCGAGCTCTGGCAGCCGTGGGGCCACCGCCCGACATCGTGCATGTGCAGTGCCCCGCGAACCAGGTGCCGGCGCTCACCGCGTACACCATCCGCCACCGAGTGCCGTTGGTGATCACCACGCAGGGCGAAGTGGCCATGGACGCGGGGCAGATCTACCAGAACAGTGCACAGATGCGGCTCGCCCTGCGCGCAGGTGCGGCCCGGGCGTCCGTGCTCACCGCGTGTTCCCGCCGAGCGGGGGACGATGCAGCCGCGATCGCCGCTCGGTTCGACGGTTGCGAGGTCATCCCGAACGGGGTGGACCCGGCCCAGTGGCAGGTCGCGCCACTTCCGGAGGAACCGTCCTTCGCCGCGTGGGGTCGGCACGTTCCCCAAAAGGGCTTCGACCTTCTCATTCGCGCTTTCGTGCGGGTGCGTGAAGAGCTTCCTGGCGCTGTCCTACGCATCGGGGGCGATGGGGAGCAGACGCCGATACTGCGTGAACTCGCAGGTCTCGGAGTTGAATTCGTCGGGTCGCTCGACCGCGCGGGCGTCCAGCGCCTGCTGTCGAGCAGCCGGGTGGCTGTTGTGCCGAGTCGCCTCGAGCCGTTCGGCATCGTTGCGGTCGAAGCGATGGCCGCCGGGCGCGGGGTGGTGTGGAGCACCAACGGCGGACTTGCCGAAGCGACCGGAGGTCTCGGCCATGGCGTCGATCCGAACGACATCGGGGCCCTGTCCTGGGCTCTCGTTGCAGCCCACCGCGATCCGGTCCAGCCGGCGGTCACTCGCGCCCATGCGGAGAACCTCTCGTGGGGGAACATCGCCGCGCTCTACCTGCAGCAATATCGGAGCGTCATCACCAACCGGTGA
- a CDS encoding glycosyltransferase family 1 protein: MSRYVAELLAAIAPLTSPNEQVIPVRPGHPRLWSRPEARIAWEQTALAIRARAARLDLLHGPVMVAPVIGPPSVVTVHDLAFVRYPEHAPLTRRVYLTPATRMSVARARRIITVSEATASDLIRWAGVPAAKIEAIPLAAATSIRPPERDRSENFRRTTVHRPYVLAVGTIEPRKNLRTLLRAFASIVDRVPHDLVVVGGDGWKQGSLAAELETLGISSRVRFTGHVDDDELSCWYSASDCFVFPSMFEGFGLPPLEAMQCGAPVITTTASSLPEVVGDAAITVEPYDADAFAAAIRRVVTNKSLRAEMREQGMARAASFTWCRTASSTLDVYRDALTRG, from the coding sequence GTGAGCCGTTACGTCGCCGAGCTGCTCGCCGCGATCGCCCCTCTCACTTCCCCCAACGAGCAGGTGATTCCCGTCAGACCGGGCCACCCTCGACTGTGGAGCAGACCGGAAGCACGCATCGCCTGGGAGCAGACGGCCTTGGCGATACGCGCCCGGGCGGCCCGACTCGATCTCCTTCACGGACCCGTCATGGTCGCGCCCGTGATCGGCCCCCCGAGCGTAGTCACCGTTCACGACCTCGCGTTCGTGCGGTACCCGGAACACGCGCCACTGACCAGACGTGTCTACCTGACACCGGCGACACGAATGAGCGTTGCCCGTGCACGTCGCATAATCACCGTTTCAGAGGCCACCGCATCTGACCTCATTCGATGGGCGGGCGTGCCCGCTGCAAAGATCGAAGCGATCCCCCTCGCCGCGGCAACAAGTATCCGCCCGCCGGAGCGGGACCGTTCGGAGAACTTTCGACGCACTACGGTACACCGCCCTTATGTTCTGGCAGTCGGCACGATCGAGCCCCGCAAGAACCTGCGCACTCTGTTGCGCGCTTTCGCGTCCATCGTCGACCGTGTGCCGCACGATCTCGTCGTTGTCGGAGGCGACGGTTGGAAGCAAGGTTCGCTGGCCGCGGAGCTCGAGACGCTCGGAATCAGTTCGCGAGTCAGGTTCACGGGTCATGTCGACGACGACGAGCTCAGCTGCTGGTACAGCGCGAGCGACTGCTTCGTGTTTCCCTCGATGTTCGAAGGCTTCGGGTTGCCGCCACTCGAAGCCATGCAATGCGGGGCGCCCGTCATAACCACAACGGCGTCATCCTTGCCCGAGGTGGTCGGCGACGCAGCAATCACCGTTGAACCGTACGATGCCGACGCGTTTGCGGCTGCAATCCGTCGAGTGGTGACCAACAAGTCGCTGCGCGCCGAAATGCGGGAACAGGGGATGGCGCGGGCCGCGTCGTTCACGTGGTGCCGCACCGCTTCGTCCACGCTCGATGTCTATCGGGATGCCCTCACGAGGGGCTGA